In the genome of Streptomyces sp. V2I9, one region contains:
- a CDS encoding histidine phosphatase family protein, whose product MARPQRIVLVRHGESEGNADDTVYEREPDHALRLTPTGLRQARETGEGLRDLFGDERVSVYISPYRRTHETFRSFGLDQERVRVREEPRLREQDWGNWQDRDDVRLQKAYRDAYGHFFYRFAQGESGADVYDRVGSFLESLHRSFEEPDHPENVLLVTHGLTMRLFCMRWFHWSVAEFESLSNPGNGETRTLLLGENGRYTLDRPFQRWRTPEPYGRTG is encoded by the coding sequence ATGGCACGACCTCAGCGCATCGTCCTGGTCCGGCACGGCGAGTCCGAGGGCAACGCCGACGACACGGTGTACGAGCGGGAGCCCGATCACGCGCTCCGCCTCACCCCGACCGGTCTGCGGCAGGCCCGCGAGACCGGTGAGGGCCTGCGGGACCTGTTCGGCGACGAGCGGGTGAGCGTCTACATCTCGCCGTACCGCCGCACCCACGAGACGTTCCGTTCCTTCGGCCTCGACCAGGAGCGGGTCCGGGTGCGTGAGGAGCCCCGGCTGCGCGAGCAGGACTGGGGCAACTGGCAGGACCGGGACGACGTACGGCTGCAGAAGGCGTACCGCGACGCCTACGGGCACTTCTTCTACCGGTTCGCCCAGGGGGAGTCCGGCGCCGACGTCTACGACCGGGTCGGGTCGTTCCTGGAGAGCCTGCACCGCAGCTTCGAGGAGCCGGACCACCCGGAGAACGTCCTGCTGGTCACCCACGGGCTGACCATGCGGCTGTTCTGCATGCGCTGGTTCCACTGGTCGGTGGCGGAGTTCGAGTCGCTCTCCAATCCGGGCAACGGCGAGACGCGGACCCTGCTGCTGGGCGAGAACGGCCGGTACACCCTCGACCGGCCCTTCCAGCGCTGGCGCACCCCCGAGCCGTACGGCCGTACCGGATAG
- a CDS encoding ADP-ribosylglycohydrolase family protein has product MTVDSASERRFERALASLRGLSVGDALGSQFFVPANYPLLKQRALPPGPWQWTDDTEMACSVLAVLASHGRVDQDALARSFAEHHDFDRGYGPAVNRMLRLVREGGDWRELSSALFNGQGSWGNGSAMRIAPLGAWYADDPEQATHQAEISSYPTHQHREAVVGAMAVAAAASLAAAPGGPPSPEDLLDGVVALVPRSAVGAGLRRARDMLDYQDAGTVAAVLGNGRRTSAHDTVPFALWSAARSLGDYEEAFWVTAQAGGDVDTTCAIVGGVVASRETGAPPAAWLAQTEEPPAWLDLPHR; this is encoded by the coding sequence ATGACCGTTGATTCTGCTTCCGAGCGGCGCTTCGAACGCGCCCTGGCCAGCCTGCGTGGGCTGTCCGTGGGAGACGCCCTGGGCTCCCAGTTCTTCGTCCCGGCCAACTACCCCCTCCTGAAACAGCGCGCCCTGCCCCCCGGCCCCTGGCAGTGGACCGACGACACCGAGATGGCCTGCTCGGTCCTCGCCGTGCTCGCCTCGCACGGCCGTGTCGACCAGGACGCGCTGGCGCGCTCCTTCGCCGAGCACCACGACTTCGACCGGGGGTACGGCCCCGCCGTCAACCGGATGCTCCGGCTCGTACGGGAGGGCGGGGACTGGCGGGAACTGTCCTCCGCGCTCTTCAACGGCCAGGGCTCCTGGGGCAACGGTTCCGCGATGCGCATCGCCCCCCTCGGCGCCTGGTACGCGGACGATCCGGAGCAGGCCACGCATCAGGCCGAGATCTCCTCGTACCCCACGCACCAGCACCGCGAGGCGGTCGTCGGCGCGATGGCCGTGGCCGCCGCCGCGTCGCTCGCCGCCGCTCCCGGCGGGCCGCCGAGCCCCGAGGACCTGCTCGACGGCGTCGTCGCGCTCGTCCCGCGCAGCGCGGTCGGCGCGGGGCTGCGCCGGGCCCGCGACATGCTGGACTACCAGGACGCGGGAACGGTCGCGGCGGTCCTCGGCAACGGCCGCCGCACGAGCGCCCACGACACGGTGCCGTTCGCACTGTGGTCGGCCGCGAGGAGTCTCGGGGACTACGAGGAGGCGTTCTGGGTCACGGCGCAGGCGGGCGGCGACGTCGACACGACGTGCGCCATCGTCGGCGGTGTCGTCGCGTCGCGCGAGACCGGAGCCCCGCCCGCCGCGTGGCTCGCGCAGACGGAGGAACCGCCCGCGTGGCTGGATCTTCCGCACCGCTGA
- a CDS encoding DUF4153 domain-containing protein, which translates to MSDQPSQDSGPPKSEPSPGIGTPRPPEPAESGRAATGAPAPAGPAETGRAAATVEATGAPGPTGTLGTTGTPVGGPANPWQYAAGAPRPRSGAHDGPVARLRPPVPPLIPPAVLWSVLATAVLSACFLGDGIGANLLIVAVPAALAAFFAARSAGRRLRPWTATWAVGGLALLAVPALRDAGWPTFLAMVSAFALGSLTLHGSRSWPGTIIGSVGLFDSVVPGIIWGVRGIRARADGSRARWGAALRTAAVALVLLVVFGALFAGADAAFAELLGDLLPDAPVGEAPWRIFLFALGLAGALAAAYAAAAPVRWDGITVRPGKPRGRAEWALPLIVLNLLFAVFITLQLVVLLGGYERVRAETGLDHAEYARQGFWQLLWATLLTLLVIALALRWAPRGGSRDRTLVRAVLGPLCVLTLVVVASALRRMDLYVDEYGLTRLRISVAAMELWLGVVLVLILAAGVFGSRFLPRAVAASAAVGVLAFGLLSPDSLIAEQNVQRFASREEAGIDIDYLKDLSADAVPALDRLPEPQRSCALRIIQREVLAADTPWYATSWGEARAQEILEKRPVRGDGRDCYRLGRDGTRDGFEPHGDGYDPY; encoded by the coding sequence ATGTCCGATCAGCCGTCCCAGGATTCCGGACCGCCGAAGTCCGAGCCGTCACCGGGGATCGGTACGCCCCGGCCGCCGGAACCGGCGGAGTCCGGCCGGGCCGCCACCGGGGCCCCGGCCCCCGCCGGCCCTGCGGAAACGGGCCGGGCCGCAGCCACGGTCGAGGCCACCGGCGCTCCTGGGCCCACCGGGACGCTCGGGACCACCGGCACACCGGTTGGCGGGCCCGCCAACCCCTGGCAGTACGCCGCAGGCGCTCCCCGCCCCCGGAGCGGCGCGCACGACGGCCCGGTCGCCCGGCTCCGGCCACCCGTTCCGCCCCTGATCCCACCCGCCGTGCTCTGGTCCGTCCTGGCCACGGCCGTCCTGAGCGCCTGCTTCCTGGGCGACGGAATCGGGGCGAACCTCCTGATCGTGGCGGTGCCCGCCGCGCTGGCCGCGTTCTTCGCCGCGCGTTCGGCGGGCCGCCGGCTGCGTCCCTGGACCGCGACCTGGGCGGTGGGAGGGCTCGCCCTGCTCGCCGTGCCCGCGCTCCGGGACGCGGGCTGGCCCACCTTCCTCGCCATGGTGTCGGCGTTCGCGCTCGGCTCGCTGACGCTGCACGGCAGCCGTAGCTGGCCGGGGACGATCATCGGCTCCGTCGGCCTGTTCGACTCGGTCGTCCCCGGCATCATCTGGGGCGTACGGGGAATACGCGCGCGGGCCGACGGCTCGCGGGCACGCTGGGGCGCCGCCCTGCGCACCGCGGCCGTGGCCCTGGTGCTGCTGGTGGTGTTCGGCGCGCTCTTCGCCGGCGCGGACGCGGCCTTCGCCGAGTTGCTGGGCGACCTCCTGCCCGACGCCCCGGTGGGCGAAGCACCGTGGCGGATCTTCCTGTTCGCGCTCGGTCTGGCCGGAGCGCTCGCCGCCGCGTACGCCGCGGCGGCCCCGGTGCGCTGGGACGGGATCACCGTCCGGCCCGGCAAACCCCGAGGGCGGGCCGAATGGGCCCTTCCGCTGATCGTGCTCAACCTGCTCTTCGCCGTCTTCATCACCCTCCAGCTCGTCGTCCTCCTCGGGGGCTACGAGAGGGTGCGGGCCGAGACGGGGCTCGACCACGCCGAGTACGCCCGCCAGGGCTTCTGGCAGCTCCTGTGGGCCACCCTGCTGACCCTTCTCGTGATCGCCCTGGCCCTGCGCTGGGCCCCGCGCGGCGGCAGCCGGGACCGGACGCTGGTCCGCGCCGTCCTCGGCCCCCTCTGCGTCCTCACCCTCGTCGTGGTCGCCTCCGCGCTGCGCCGCATGGACCTGTACGTCGACGAGTACGGGTTGACCCGGCTGCGGATATCCGTCGCCGCGATGGAACTCTGGCTCGGCGTGGTGCTGGTCCTGATCCTGGCCGCCGGGGTCTTCGGCTCCCGGTTCCTGCCGCGGGCCGTCGCGGCGAGCGCGGCGGTCGGGGTCCTGGCCTTCGGGCTGCTCTCGCCGGACAGCCTGATCGCCGAGCAGAACGTCCAGCGTTTCGCGTCCCGTGAGGAGGCCGGCATCGACATCGACTACCTCAAGGACCTCTCCGCCGATGCCGTCCCGGCTCTGGACCGGCTGCCCGAACCGCAACGCTCCTGTGCGCTGAGGATCATCCAGCGTGAGGTCCTCGCCGCCGACACCCCCTGGTACGCGACCAGCTGGGGCGAGGCGCGGGCGCAGGAGATCCTGGAGAAGCGCCCGGTGCGGGGCGACGGGCGCGACTGCTACCGCCTGGGCCGGGACGGGACCCGCGACGGTTTCGAGCCGCACGGCGACGGCTACGACCCGTACTGA